The proteins below are encoded in one region of Clostridium fermenticellae:
- a CDS encoding CDIF630_02480 family spore surface protein: MKEDNIRNNFKKKPIEKHDTAPLGDVYKQEPDSKVSIPSELDVENAKDFVDSNEK, from the coding sequence ATGAAGGAAGATAATATTAGAAATAACTTTAAAAAGAAACCAATAGAAAAGCATGATACTGCTCCTTTGGGTGATGTTTATAAGCAGGAACCCGACTCAAAGGTATCTATTCCTAGTGAACTTGATGTTGAAAATGCCAAGGATTTCGTTGATTCCAATGAAAAATAG
- the ablB gene encoding putative beta-lysine N-acetyltransferase: protein MNSAKCKLNNNYYARIDKVKIYIDYVNSRVKIINFYKISVQALKRIIHFTSKQHLSKVVCNCNSQSFQNFCDAGFIPEGKIDSYFRGEDALCMSYFISSNRKICKNSNIENLFLTKSLNMKDKFKFNNNLKYHIRDAKESDISELISLFSEVFFAYPTSIYNRDYLIQNMSKNVLCKVAVFNDKIISAASAYLDYENLNAEIADCATYPHYRDKGIISNIIYLLEKDIRDKDFISLYSMSKSTSQGMNIALSKQGYNYRGTLVNNCNLCGDFESMNIWAKDI, encoded by the coding sequence GTGAATTCTGCTAAATGTAAATTAAATAATAATTACTATGCCAGGATAGACAAAGTAAAAATATATATTGATTATGTTAACAGCCGTGTCAAAATAATTAACTTTTATAAAATATCTGTACAGGCTCTAAAAAGAATAATACACTTTACCTCAAAACAGCATCTAAGTAAAGTTGTATGCAATTGTAACTCTCAATCTTTTCAAAATTTTTGTGATGCAGGATTTATTCCAGAAGGTAAAATAGACTCATATTTTAGAGGAGAAGATGCATTATGTATGTCATATTTTATAAGCAGCAATAGAAAAATATGTAAAAATAGTAATATTGAAAATTTGTTCTTAACTAAAAGTTTAAATATGAAAGATAAGTTTAAGTTTAACAACAACTTAAAATATCATATAAGAGATGCAAAAGAAAGCGATATAAGCGAATTAATATCATTGTTTTCTGAGGTATTTTTCGCATATCCAACTTCTATATATAATAGAGACTACTTAATACAAAATATGAGCAAAAATGTTTTATGCAAGGTTGCTGTATTCAATGATAAGATAATAAGTGCAGCTTCTGCCTACCTTGACTATGAAAATTTAAATGCAGAAATTGCCGATTGTGCTACCTACCCTCATTATAGGGACAAAGGTATTATATCAAATATAATTTATCTTTTAGAAAAAGATATTAGAGACAAAGATTTTATAAGCTTATATAGTATGTCTAAATCCACAAGTCAGGGTATGAATATTGCATTAAGTAAGCAAGGATACAATTATAGAGGTACATTAGTAAACAACTGCAATTTATGTGGTGATTTTGAAAGTATGAATATTTGGGCTAAAGATATCTAG
- a CDS encoding nitroreductase family protein has translation MMNVDIEKCIGCGKCSEDCFVSDIEIVDGKAEINNVTCIKCGHCIAVCPKNAVSTDEYNMEDVKEYNKEDFFVDPDILLNFIKFRRTIRQFEDKKIEDEKILKIIEAGRFTQTGSNMQDVSYIVVKDKIQELRGLILNSLNQAGEKILKDPNEQNVLHQRYAKMWINMYKQCEENPKNDRLFFNAPLVIVVTAREEVNGALASSNMELMIDAMGLGTLFSGFSAAAAQMDERIGKFLGVKKGRKVVTFMIIGYPGVKYLRTVPRKKADIRWK, from the coding sequence ATGATGAATGTGGATATTGAAAAGTGTATAGGATGTGGGAAATGTTCTGAGGATTGTTTTGTCAGTGATATAGAAATTGTAGATGGAAAAGCTGAAATTAATAATGTAACTTGCATAAAGTGTGGACATTGCATAGCTGTGTGTCCTAAAAATGCAGTGTCAACGGATGAATACAATATGGAGGATGTGAAAGAATATAATAAAGAGGATTTTTTTGTTGATCCTGATATACTCTTGAATTTTATTAAGTTTAGAAGAACTATAAGACAATTTGAAGATAAAAAAATAGAAGATGAAAAAATTTTAAAAATTATAGAGGCTGGAAGATTTACTCAGACTGGAAGTAATATGCAGGATGTATCTTATATAGTTGTAAAGGACAAAATACAGGAGTTAAGGGGATTAATACTCAATAGTTTAAATCAAGCCGGAGAAAAAATACTTAAAGATCCAAATGAGCAAAATGTACTTCATCAAAGATATGCTAAAATGTGGATTAATATGTATAAACAGTGTGAGGAAAATCCTAAAAATGATAGATTATTTTTTAATGCTCCATTAGTAATAGTAGTTACAGCGAGAGAAGAAGTAAATGGGGCTCTAGCATCTTCAAATATGGAACTTATGATTGATGCTATGGGACTTGGAACGCTGTTTAGTGGCTTTTCTGCTGCAGCTGCTCAAATGGATGAGAGAATAGGTAAATTCCTTGGAGTTAAGAAAGGAAGAAAGGTTGTAACTTTTATGATAATTGGATATCCTGGAGTTAAATATTTAAGAACTGTGCCGAGAAAAAAGGCAGATATCCGCTGGAAATAG
- a CDS encoding EcsC family protein encodes MNLYEDKALRELIKWKKEMQAKPDPGNIFAKNIEDKMNSFIPEKVQALVSKAVENMIKAVIDGCKYSSSIKPIYNMCLQEREKLVIEKMKTYRNLASASGAGTGAAGMLIGMADFPVLLSLKMNFLFDAAGIYGFNAKNYKERLYILYVFQIAFSSQKRRNEIYNIISNWESYSNNLPKDKDSFDWRTFQQEYRDYIDIAKTLQLIPGFGAIVGAYANYKLMEKLCKVAMNAYRFRVFKIED; translated from the coding sequence ATGAATTTATATGAAGATAAAGCATTAAGAGAACTTATTAAGTGGAAAAAAGAAATGCAGGCTAAACCAGACCCTGGAAATATATTTGCTAAAAATATAGAAGATAAAATGAACAGCTTTATTCCCGAAAAAGTGCAGGCTTTGGTATCAAAAGCTGTAGAAAACATGATAAAAGCGGTTATAGATGGGTGCAAATATAGTTCTTCAATAAAACCAATTTATAATATGTGCCTGCAGGAGCGTGAAAAACTTGTAATAGAAAAAATGAAAACTTACAGAAATCTTGCATCAGCAAGTGGAGCCGGTACTGGTGCAGCTGGGATGTTAATTGGAATGGCTGATTTTCCTGTACTTTTAAGTTTGAAAATGAATTTTTTATTTGACGCAGCTGGAATTTATGGATTTAATGCAAAAAATTATAAGGAAAGATTATATATATTATATGTATTTCAGATAGCTTTTTCGAGTCAAAAAAGGAGAAATGAGATCTATAATATAATTTCAAATTGGGAGTCTTACTCGAATAATCTTCCTAAAGATAAGGATAGTTTTGATTGGAGAACATTTCAACAGGAATATAGAGATTATATAGACATTGCTAAAACACTTCAACTAATTCCGGGGTTTGGCGCAATAGTTGGAGCATATGCTAATTACAAACTTATGGAGAAATTATGCAAGGTAGCTATGAATGCATATAGGTTTAGAGTATTTAAAATAGAGGATTGA
- a CDS encoding phosphatase PAP2 family protein: MSVKKKMEMIVKMMALIQNFDIFILLYIKNHMYGHMMDKVMIIVTSLGNLGAVWIVISILLIINKKYRNVGFMVLVALILSTVLGEGILKHVVQRIRPSADIPAVKLLISKPLSYSFPSGHAASSFAAAGILAKYLKNYAVEFFGLAALIAFSRLYLYVHYPTDVLAGIILGLICSKMTIYFFNRLSQKQQSLCRKGD; encoded by the coding sequence ATGAGTGTTAAGAAAAAAATGGAGATGATAGTGAAGATGATGGCCTTAATACAAAATTTTGATATTTTTATCCTTTTATACATAAAGAATCATATGTATGGACATATGATGGATAAAGTTATGATCATAGTAACTTCTTTAGGCAACTTAGGAGCGGTATGGATTGTGATTTCTATCTTACTAATAATTAATAAAAAATATAGAAACGTAGGTTTTATGGTTTTAGTAGCGTTAATATTAAGTACGGTTTTAGGAGAAGGAATATTAAAACATGTAGTTCAGCGCATAAGACCATCAGCAGATATACCAGCAGTTAAGCTTTTAATTTCAAAACCTTTATCATATTCATTTCCATCAGGACACGCTGCATCTTCATTTGCAGCAGCAGGAATATTAGCAAAATATCTTAAAAATTATGCAGTTGAGTTTTTTGGTTTGGCGGCGTTAATAGCTTTTTCGAGATTGTATCTATATGTTCATTATCCTACAGATGTTTTAGCTGGAATTATTTTAGGATTAATTTGTAGTAAAATGACTATTTATTTTTTCAATAGATTGAGTCAAAAGCAACAGTCATTATGTAGAAAAGGTGATTAA
- a CDS encoding GGGtGRT protein, which produces MALFESYERRIDQIIPVLKEYGMNSVEEAKTVCDEKGVDVYNIVKSTQPICFENACWAYTVGAAIAIKKGCIKAADAAEALGEGLQSFCIPGSVADDRKVGLGHGNLAAMLLREETKCFAFLAGHESFAAAEGAIKIAEAANKVRKTHLKVILNGLGKDAAYIISRINGFTYVQTKFDYYTGKLTIIKEIPYSKGDRSKVKCYGADDVREGVAIMHHEGVDVSITGNSTNPTRFQHPVAGTYKKECVQMGKKYFSVASGGGTGRTLHPDNMAAGPASYGMTDTMGRMHSDAQFAGSSSVPAHVEMMGLIGMGNNPMVGASVAVAVAIEEAMNK; this is translated from the coding sequence ATGGCATTATTTGAAAGTTATGAGAGAAGAATAGATCAGATTATACCAGTACTTAAAGAGTATGGTATGAATTCTGTAGAAGAAGCTAAAACTGTTTGTGATGAAAAGGGAGTAGATGTTTATAACATAGTAAAATCGACCCAACCAATATGTTTTGAAAATGCTTGCTGGGCTTACACTGTCGGAGCAGCAATAGCTATAAAAAAGGGATGCATAAAGGCAGCTGATGCAGCTGAAGCACTTGGAGAGGGTCTGCAGTCATTTTGTATACCTGGTTCAGTTGCAGATGATAGAAAGGTAGGACTTGGACACGGAAACCTTGCAGCTATGCTTCTTAGGGAGGAAACTAAATGTTTTGCATTTCTAGCAGGACATGAGTCTTTTGCAGCTGCAGAAGGCGCAATAAAAATAGCTGAAGCTGCAAATAAGGTAAGAAAAACACATCTTAAGGTTATATTAAATGGTCTTGGAAAGGATGCCGCTTATATAATATCGAGAATAAATGGTTTCACTTATGTTCAGACGAAATTTGATTATTATACCGGTAAACTTACTATAATTAAGGAAATACCATACTCGAAAGGTGATAGATCAAAAGTTAAATGCTATGGTGCCGATGATGTCAGAGAGGGAGTTGCAATAATGCACCATGAAGGTGTTGATGTATCAATAACTGGTAACTCGACTAATCCAACGAGATTTCAGCACCCGGTTGCAGGAACATATAAGAAAGAATGTGTTCAGATGGGTAAGAAATATTTTTCAGTTGCATCGGGTGGCGGAACTGGAAGAACTCTTCATCCAGATAATATGGCAGCGGGTCCAGCATCTTATGGTATGACAGATACTATGGGAAGGATGCATTCGGATGCTCAATTTGCAGGATCATCATCAGTCCCGGCTCATGTCGAAATGATGGGACTTATCGGAATGGGTAACAACCCGATGGTCGGAGCTTCCGTTGCAGTGGCAGTTGCAATTGAAGAGGCTATGAATAAGTAG
- a CDS encoding iron-sulfur cluster assembly scaffold protein, whose protein sequence is MIYSAEVERMCCVAKGPDHGPAPIPEEGKWVQAKEIKDISGLTHGIGWCAPQQGACKLTLNVKDGIIQEALVETIGCSGMTHSAAMASEILPGKTILEALNTDLVCDAINTAMRELFLQIVYGRTQTAFSEGGLPIGAGLEDLGKGLRSQIGTMYGTKAKGTRYLEMTEGYVTKIALDENDEVIGYKFVSLGKMMEMIKKGMDANEAMEKATGQYGRFDEACKVIDPRQE, encoded by the coding sequence ATGATTTATTCGGCAGAAGTTGAAAGAATGTGTTGTGTAGCTAAGGGACCAGACCATGGACCGGCTCCAATTCCAGAAGAAGGAAAATGGGTACAAGCTAAAGAAATAAAGGATATCTCAGGTTTGACTCATGGTATAGGTTGGTGTGCTCCACAGCAGGGTGCATGCAAATTAACTTTAAATGTTAAAGATGGTATCATACAAGAGGCTCTAGTTGAAACAATAGGATGTTCGGGAATGACTCACTCGGCAGCTATGGCATCAGAAATATTACCGGGGAAAACAATATTGGAAGCATTAAACACAGACCTGGTTTGTGATGCAATAAATACAGCTATGAGAGAGTTATTTTTACAGATAGTATATGGCAGAACTCAAACAGCTTTTTCAGAAGGTGGACTTCCAATAGGTGCTGGACTTGAGGATTTAGGAAAGGGACTCAGAAGCCAGATTGGTACTATGTATGGAACAAAAGCTAAGGGAACAAGATATCTTGAGATGACAGAAGGTTATGTTACTAAAATTGCCTTAGATGAAAATGATGAGGTTATAGGATATAAGTTTGTAAGTCTTGGCAAAATGATGGAAATGATTAAAAAAGGTATGGATGCTAATGAAGCTATGGAAAAAGCCACAGGTCAGTACGGTAGATTTGACGAAGCCTGCAAAGTTATAGATCCAAGACAAGAATAG
- the nadA gene encoding quinolinate synthase NadA gives MDNNILVNEINRLKKEKNACILAHNYQVPEVQDIADIVGDSFTLSRAAAKMDNEVIVFCGVKFMAESAKILSPNKRVLLPSKYAGCPLAECIDKDELIMEKQKYPDAAVVCYINSSTEVKAISDICCTSSNAVKVIESINKNKILFVPDENLASFIAEKVTDKEIIPWEGGHCITHARITIGDVKKAKSDHPKAEMLVHPEVSKVIRDNADFVGSTSQIINYAKNSQNSEFIIGTEMGVLHKMKNDNPKKKFHLLSSKLVCQNMKMTTLKEVHSSLLNTEHEIFVPEEIRLKALNSLEKMLEIR, from the coding sequence ATGGATAATAACATTTTAGTAAATGAAATAAATAGGTTAAAGAAAGAAAAAAATGCTTGTATATTAGCACATAATTATCAAGTACCCGAAGTTCAGGATATAGCAGACATTGTAGGTGACTCTTTTACACTTAGCCGTGCTGCTGCAAAAATGGATAATGAAGTTATTGTATTTTGTGGTGTTAAATTTATGGCAGAAAGTGCAAAAATACTTTCTCCAAACAAAAGAGTTTTACTGCCTTCAAAATATGCAGGATGTCCTTTAGCGGAGTGTATAGATAAAGACGAGCTAATTATGGAAAAGCAAAAGTACCCTGATGCGGCCGTAGTATGTTATATAAATTCTTCAACTGAGGTTAAAGCTATAAGTGATATATGCTGTACTTCTTCCAACGCAGTTAAAGTTATAGAAAGTATAAATAAAAATAAGATACTATTTGTGCCAGACGAAAATCTCGCAAGTTTCATAGCTGAAAAAGTTACAGATAAGGAAATCATACCATGGGAAGGAGGTCACTGTATAACTCATGCCAGGATAACCATAGGAGATGTCAAAAAAGCAAAAAGCGATCATCCTAAAGCTGAAATGTTGGTGCACCCTGAAGTTTCAAAAGTAATAAGAGACAATGCTGACTTTGTAGGAAGTACATCACAGATAATTAACTATGCAAAAAATTCCCAAAATAGTGAATTTATCATAGGTACTGAAATGGGAGTGCTGCACAAAATGAAAAATGATAACCCTAAAAAGAAATTTCATTTATTAAGTTCAAAACTTGTATGTCAGAACATGAAAATGACTACACTTAAAGAAGTTCATAGTTCTCTTTTAAATACGGAACATGAAATATTTGTTCCCGAGGAAATTAGATTAAAAGCGCTTAACTCTCTTGAGAAAATGCTTGAGATTAGATAA
- a CDS encoding L-aspartate oxidase produces the protein MKRRYLINYNDFCDTKNFDVVIIGAGIGGIYTALMLPKNLKIAILSKKNIYDCDSYLAQGGIAASIDDDNRKLHVDDTMNAGCYVNNIDAVNTLVYESSDAIDSLIDLGVNFDKDENGNFYRSFEGNHSIPRILHVHGDSTGKGIMEILIKRAKIAPNIVIMSNIFALDIVDSKNIYTGITAFYNDKLIYLKSKCCIIASGGIGQLFSKTTNADILTGDGIAMAIRADVNLADMEYIQFHPTALYSKENNFKKMFLISEAVRGEGAILRNKSGSRFMEEYDKRMELAPRDIVARAISDQMKKNYSDYVYLDATMYDKNFLKNRFNKIYTECENNNIEIYKDYIPVTPAQHYFMGGIKVDLFGRTSMKNLYAVGECSCTGVHGANRLASNSLMEAVVFGKQIANDIKYRIKDIKNIHEHVSGNINFEFEEGNFSLLKLKNDLKVIMENNVGIVRTVENVKFASRVVREVLSKLENMNFRNVEGVEVYNMYEVSKNIIDAVLESDSSLGSNYIEDYSKNKLVLR, from the coding sequence GTGAAGAGAAGATATCTAATAAATTACAATGATTTCTGTGACACCAAAAATTTTGATGTAGTTATAATTGGAGCAGGAATAGGTGGCATCTATACAGCTTTGATGCTTCCCAAAAATTTAAAAATAGCTATTCTAAGTAAAAAGAACATATATGATTGTGACTCATATCTTGCCCAAGGAGGAATAGCAGCAAGCATAGATGATGATAACAGAAAGCTGCATGTAGATGATACTATGAATGCAGGCTGCTATGTAAATAATATCGATGCAGTAAACACACTTGTGTATGAATCTAGCGATGCTATAGACAGTCTTATAGATCTTGGAGTTAATTTTGATAAAGATGAAAATGGCAATTTTTACAGATCATTTGAAGGAAATCATTCTATCCCTAGAATCTTGCACGTACATGGTGATTCTACTGGAAAAGGCATAATGGAGATTTTGATAAAAAGAGCTAAAATTGCTCCAAATATAGTGATAATGTCAAATATATTTGCTTTAGATATTGTAGACAGCAAAAATATTTATACCGGAATAACTGCATTTTACAATGATAAACTCATCTATCTAAAATCAAAATGCTGCATTATCGCATCAGGTGGAATAGGTCAATTATTTTCAAAAACTACAAATGCAGACATACTTACAGGTGATGGAATTGCAATGGCAATAAGAGCAGATGTAAATTTAGCTGATATGGAGTACATTCAATTTCACCCTACTGCCTTATATTCTAAAGAAAATAATTTTAAAAAAATGTTTCTCATATCTGAAGCAGTAAGAGGCGAAGGTGCCATACTTAGAAATAAATCCGGCAGCAGATTTATGGAGGAGTATGACAAGAGGATGGAACTTGCACCTAGAGATATTGTAGCAAGAGCTATCAGTGATCAAATGAAAAAAAACTACTCAGATTATGTTTATTTGGATGCAACTATGTATGATAAAAATTTTTTAAAAAATCGATTCAATAAAATTTATACAGAGTGTGAAAATAATAATATAGAAATCTATAAGGACTATATACCCGTGACTCCTGCCCAGCATTATTTTATGGGTGGAATTAAAGTCGACTTGTTTGGAAGAACAAGCATGAAAAATCTATATGCTGTTGGAGAGTGTTCCTGTACTGGAGTTCATGGAGCAAACAGACTTGCAAGTAACTCCCTAATGGAAGCTGTTGTATTTGGAAAACAAATTGCCAATGATATTAAATACAGAATTAAAGATATAAAAAATATACATGAACACGTTAGTGGGAATATTAATTTTGAATTTGAAGAAGGAAATTTTAGTCTTTTAAAGTTAAAAAACGATTTAAAAGTAATTATGGAAAATAATGTTGGTATAGTCAGAACAGTTGAAAATGTTAAATTTGCATCAAGAGTTGTGAGAGAAGTTCTATCTAAACTTGAAAATATGAATTTTAGAAATGTAGAAGGAGTAGAAGTTTATAATATGTATGAGGTTTCTAAAAACATTATTGATGCTGTTTTAGAATCTGATTCTTCGCTCGGAAGCAATTACATTGAAGACTACTCTAAAAACAAATTAGTTTTGAGGTGA
- the nadC gene encoding carboxylating nicotinate-nucleotide diphosphorylase codes for MNYLIVDKLIKNALMEDINYGDITTDTLFSGNEISKGRLIAKESGVIAGINVAKSVFETLDKSIEFKVLINDGLNIQKGNIIAELEGPSKSILKAERVALNILQRMSGIATKTSKIVNLVKDYDIKIVDTRKTLPGFRMLDKYSVTVGGGYNHRLNLSDFVMIKDNHIQAVGSITEAVKRINDKVSFTTKVEVEVENLDQLREAMKTKVDVIMLDNMDIETMKEAVKLAHGKFILEASGNITEENIRNIAATGVDIISLGALTHSVNALDISLKF; via the coding sequence TTGAATTATTTGATAGTAGATAAATTAATTAAAAATGCGCTTATGGAAGATATCAATTATGGTGATATAACCACAGATACTTTATTTTCTGGTAACGAAATTTCAAAGGGGAGACTTATTGCAAAAGAATCTGGTGTAATTGCCGGAATTAATGTTGCAAAAAGTGTTTTTGAAACTTTAGATAAGAGCATAGAGTTTAAAGTACTTATAAACGATGGTCTAAATATTCAAAAAGGTAACATTATTGCAGAATTAGAGGGGCCATCCAAATCAATATTAAAAGCAGAAAGAGTTGCCTTGAACATACTTCAAAGGATGTCTGGAATTGCAACTAAAACGAGTAAAATTGTAAATTTAGTAAAGGATTATGATATTAAAATAGTGGACACTCGAAAAACTCTTCCTGGTTTTAGAATGTTAGATAAGTATTCTGTAACAGTTGGGGGAGGTTACAATCACAGATTGAATTTATCTGATTTTGTAATGATTAAGGACAACCATATACAGGCAGTTGGTTCTATAACTGAAGCTGTTAAAAGAATAAATGACAAAGTTAGCTTTACAACTAAAGTTGAAGTCGAAGTTGAAAACTTAGACCAGCTAAGAGAAGCAATGAAAACTAAAGTTGATGTAATCATGCTTGATAATATGGATATTGAAACTATGAAAGAAGCAGTAAAACTTGCTCACGGGAAATTTATTTTAGAAGCTTCAGGAAATATTACAGAAGAAAATATAAGAAACATTGCCGCAACCGGCGTTGATATAATATCACTTGGAGCTCTTACCCACTCTGTAAATGCACTTGACATAAGTTTAAAATTTTAG
- a CDS encoding amidase domain-containing protein codes for MKHLSYSRERAVNYAINFAAIPNPNFKYFIPYGDNGGDCTNFTSQCLNAGGAPMIFSGNNQWWYYNKNSKNNSLDKWSVSWAVANSLYWYLKNNYVKNLYGIKGKEVSDIKTLEIGDIIFFKDSQGNISHSAIITSFDDYGIPLIAQHTPNVLNIPYMKKWAVETFFIKIIL; via the coding sequence ATGAAACATTTATCCTATTCCAGGGAAAGAGCGGTTAATTATGCTATTAACTTCGCTGCAATTCCAAATCCCAATTTTAAATACTTTATACCATATGGTGATAATGGAGGTGATTGTACCAATTTTACATCCCAGTGTTTAAATGCTGGTGGTGCTCCAATGATATTTTCCGGTAATAATCAATGGTGGTATTACAATAAAAACTCCAAAAATAATTCACTTGACAAATGGTCCGTTTCATGGGCAGTCGCAAATTCACTTTATTGGTACCTAAAAAATAATTATGTAAAAAATTTATATGGAATTAAAGGAAAAGAAGTTTCTGATATCAAAACCCTTGAGATTGGTGATATAATATTTTTTAAAGATTCACAAGGAAATATATCTCATTCTGCTATCATAACTTCTTTTGACGATTATGGTATTCCGCTTATAGCCCAGCATACACCAAACGTTTTAAATATCCCTTATATGAAAAAGTGGGCAGTGGAAACATTTTTTATAAAAATTATTCTTTAG